Proteins from a single region of Campylobacter sputorum:
- a CDS encoding nucleotidyltransferase family protein — MNSQNNSSLPSDIQKELIEELLAIKPKEIWLFGSYAKGNPKPSSDVDLFVVKKNLKEEFHRDFVNLRNDLKKFQDKYGIDIDIFVDTKSGIKEKIAKGDSFYTSVFDGATKIYSKKRQTINTIKKQSKQKNKIGLWLKQNLFKEDGF; from the coding sequence ATGAATAGTCAAAATAATAGCAGTTTGCCAAGTGATATACAAAAAGAACTTATAGAAGAATTATTGGCTATAAAGCCAAAAGAAATTTGGCTTTTTGGAAGTTATGCAAAAGGTAATCCAAAACCAAGTAGCGATGTAGATCTTTTTGTAGTAAAGAAAAATTTAAAAGAAGAGTTTCACAGGGATTTTGTAAATTTAAGAAATGATCTTAAAAAATTTCAAGATAAATATGGCATAGATATAGATATATTTGTAGATACTAAATCAGGGATTAAAGAAAAAATTGCAAAAGGAGATAGTTTTTATACTTCAGTTTTTGATGGTGCGACTAAAATTTATAGCAAAAAAAGGCAAACCATAAATACTATAAAGAAACAATCAAAACAAAAAAATAAAATAGGTCTTTGGCTTAAACAAAATTTATTTAAAGAAGATGGATTTTAG